The Spirochaetae bacterium HGW-Spirochaetae-1 genome includes a region encoding these proteins:
- a CDS encoding epoxyqueuosine reductase yields the protein MFTEEWLEMTIAEKVLSHDENCFEYPFHGERIFDEPLVGFVPGSDPIFEEYKTSIGPHHFTPHEIMAWQAKRNGVDAPAADDIAVVALVLPASAATRKDNRNMTQWPAERWAQTRLLGEIFSQTLVRELVTFFMDHGVLAVSPDVTPMFNKKRYPGVGWASPWSHRHIAYAAGLGTFGMQDFLITEKGVAHRLASFVVNLKLAPNRVRPRDIHAWCLHRQGIPCLKCARRCPVGAIDDGGHDKEGCYKKVAGTLGYCNSKYHIFIYGCGLCATGVPCESGIPEQLRPR from the coding sequence CTGTTTACCGAAGAGTGGCTTGAAATGACTATCGCGGAAAAGGTCCTCTCTCACGATGAGAACTGTTTTGAATATCCCTTTCATGGAGAGCGGATTTTTGATGAACCCCTGGTGGGATTTGTTCCGGGCAGTGATCCCATCTTTGAGGAATATAAAACAAGCATCGGGCCCCACCATTTTACTCCCCATGAGATCATGGCATGGCAGGCTAAGAGGAACGGTGTGGATGCTCCCGCCGCCGATGACATTGCCGTTGTGGCCCTGGTGCTTCCCGCATCGGCCGCGACCCGGAAGGACAACAGGAATATGACCCAATGGCCCGCGGAACGGTGGGCCCAGACGCGTCTTCTCGGAGAAATATTCAGCCAGACCCTTGTCAGGGAATTGGTAACCTTTTTCATGGATCATGGAGTCCTGGCCGTTTCCCCCGATGTAACACCCATGTTCAATAAAAAAAGATACCCCGGCGTGGGATGGGCGTCACCATGGTCACACCGCCACATAGCCTATGCCGCAGGCCTGGGGACTTTCGGCATGCAGGATTTCCTTATTACGGAAAAGGGTGTGGCCCACCGCCTTGCCAGCTTTGTGGTAAACCTGAAGCTGGCTCCAAACAGGGTGCGGCCCCGGGATATCCATGCCTGGTGTCTTCACCGGCAGGGGATTCCGTGTCTGAAATGTGCCCGGCGATGTCCCGTCGGCGCCATTGATGATGGGGGACACGACAAGGAGGGCTGCTATAAAAAAGTGGCGGGCACTCTCGGTTACTGCAACAGCAAATATCATATTTTTATCTATGGATGCGGCCTCTGCGCCACGGGCGTTCCCTGTGAATCGGGCATACCGGAACAACTTCGACCACGGTAG
- a CDS encoding quinolinate phosphoribosyl transferase, which translates to MKERLKTHVFDLPVQELRRGYLSDIYFWREKVTLEQHGLHPEVTMQVFQKRDAILCGIDEAIAVLRVASGRYRDYPRAFKLFDRLMELKKEGRHCYLHDRDKYLRVVSEKMNISSELESLWDDGFHDLRIEALHDGDAITPWETVMHITGDASLFAHLETIYLGILARRTKIASNVRKVVETAKGKIVLYFPARFDHWAVQGGDGYAAHIGGATGVSTDAQAEWWGARASGTVPHALIAAAKGSTVEAVRMFGETYPETNLVALVDFDNDCIGTSLECARALGSRLWGVRFDTSEMLVDKSIIPRMGTFRPTGVGPELVFMAREALDREGFQHVKIIVSGGFDAERISQFEAQKVPVDAYGVGSSLMQGSNDFTADIVRVNKKDLAKVGRRFITNPRMKKILT; encoded by the coding sequence ATGAAAGAGCGGCTGAAAACCCATGTCTTTGATTTGCCCGTCCAGGAACTGCGCCGGGGATATCTCAGCGACATTTACTTCTGGCGTGAAAAAGTAACCCTGGAACAGCACGGGCTCCACCCCGAAGTGACCATGCAGGTTTTCCAGAAAAGGGACGCAATCCTCTGCGGAATAGACGAAGCCATCGCCGTACTCAGGGTGGCCAGCGGCCGATACCGGGACTATCCCCGGGCCTTCAAACTTTTCGACAGGCTCATGGAACTTAAAAAAGAGGGGCGCCACTGCTACCTCCATGACCGTGATAAATATCTACGCGTCGTTTCGGAAAAAATGAACATTTCCAGTGAACTGGAATCCCTGTGGGACGACGGATTCCATGATCTCCGGATCGAGGCCCTCCATGACGGAGACGCCATCACTCCCTGGGAGACTGTGATGCACATTACCGGCGACGCTTCCCTCTTTGCGCATCTGGAAACCATTTACCTGGGCATCCTGGCGCGACGCACGAAAATTGCATCCAATGTCAGGAAAGTTGTGGAAACGGCGAAGGGGAAAATAGTCCTCTACTTCCCGGCTCGCTTTGACCACTGGGCAGTTCAGGGGGGTGACGGCTATGCCGCCCACATCGGCGGTGCAACGGGCGTATCCACCGACGCCCAGGCTGAATGGTGGGGGGCCCGGGCTTCGGGGACGGTTCCCCATGCCCTAATCGCCGCGGCAAAGGGCAGCACGGTCGAAGCAGTCCGCATGTTCGGCGAGACCTACCCCGAGACCAATCTCGTGGCCCTGGTAGATTTCGACAACGACTGTATCGGCACATCCCTGGAATGCGCCCGGGCCCTGGGCTCTAGGCTCTGGGGCGTCCGTTTCGATACATCCGAAATGCTCGTGGATAAATCGATCATACCCCGCATGGGGACCTTCAGGCCCACGGGTGTTGGACCGGAACTGGTATTCATGGCACGTGAAGCCCTGGACCGCGAGGGATTTCAGCATGTAAAAATAATTGTTTCAGGGGGATTCGATGCAGAAAGGATATCGCAGTTCGAAGCTCAGAAGGTACCCGTTGATGCCTACGGCGTTGGAAGCAGTCTCATGCAGGGCTCCAATGACTTCACAGCCGACATCGTCCGTGTCAACAAAAAGGACCTGGCCAAGGTAGGCCGGCGATTCATCACGAATCCGCGGATGAAGAAAATACTGACATAG
- a CDS encoding nicotinamidase: MKQALIIVDIQKDFCPGGSLAVKEGDSVVEPSNRLVTYFEKKGLPIFFTRDWHTADHSSFMEQGGIWPPHCVAGTDGARFHETLHVPGQAVIISKAAERSADAYSGFEGTDLADRLRSLRVRDLVVAGLATDYCVKNTVLDALKEGFSVTVALDAIRAVNVNPGDGERAIEEMKKGGADCTSTEKILNR, from the coding sequence ATGAAACAGGCGCTCATTATTGTTGATATACAAAAAGATTTCTGTCCCGGCGGATCCCTGGCGGTGAAGGAAGGAGACAGTGTGGTGGAACCGTCAAACCGCCTCGTCACATATTTTGAAAAAAAGGGCCTGCCCATTTTCTTCACCCGGGACTGGCATACCGCAGACCATTCTTCTTTCATGGAGCAGGGGGGCATCTGGCCCCCTCACTGTGTGGCCGGCACGGATGGCGCCCGCTTTCACGAAACACTGCACGTTCCGGGACAGGCCGTGATCATTTCCAAGGCAGCCGAAAGGAGCGCCGATGCCTACTCCGGCTTTGAAGGAACTGACCTGGCCGATCGCCTCCGAAGCCTGCGGGTCCGGGACCTGGTGGTGGCAGGCCTGGCCACGGACTATTGTGTGAAAAACACGGTTCTGGATGCCCTCAAAGAAGGATTTTCCGTAACCGTCGCCCTGGACGCCATACGCGCTGTTAACGTGAATCCCGGTGACGGAGAAAGGGCGATTGAGGAGATGAAGAAGGGTGGGGCAGATTGTACATCTACAGAGAAAATTCTGAACCGCTAA